The window TTCTAAATGCAAACTTTCTGGAAATTCAATATCAGGCAGAAAACGGCGATTTTGACGTTCTTGTTGCATTTGATGAATATGATCGGGATTGTGCCCCCAAAGATAGGTTGGAGAGCCATTGCGAGAAAATGATATTGCGAGTGCTGTTCCATAAGAACCGCAACCAAGAATGGTAATTGGAGATTGGGATGGGGTCATTTCAATCACCTTTAAAATAAAAGGGCAGACGGTATCGCCTGCCCTCATCACAATTAATGTTGGGTTTCCTGATTTTCTTCCGCTTCGGCTGCTGCTTGCTGCTTGTTCATGTAATCAATGAACAACGCATCGAAGTTTACCGGAGAAAGGTTTAATGCCGGGAATGTACCACGATTCACTAAGTTAGAAATCAATTCACGTGCATAAGGGAAAAGCATATTTGGGCATTGAGATGTTAAGCAGTGTGCCATTTGAACATCTTCTAAACCGCTGATTGTAAATACGCCAGCTTGTTTCACTTCACAAATAAACGCCACATCACCAGAGTCTTCCATGGTAGTTTCTACGTTGATGTTTAACGTGACTTCGTATAGATCTTCACCTACTTGGACGGCTTCAGTGCTTAAATTAAAGCCGAGTTTTGGTTTCCATTCTTGGTGGAAAATATGAGGAAGATTTGGCGCTTCAAAAGAAACATCTTTTACATAAATACGTTGAATTTGAAGCACGGCTTCTTGTTGCTCTTCAGCTGCTACTTCAGGTTGTTGATTTTGTTCAGACATAGAGGATCCTTACTTATGTTTTTTTACTAATGGTAAATTTGCACCCGCCCAAGCCGCTAAACCATCTTTTAACACATAAACTTTTTCAAAGCCTTGTTTGGTCAAAAGTTCTGCGGACGTAGCAGAAGAAACACCGTTAACATCCACAATGATAAGCGGTTTTTCTTTGTGATGTTCGATTTTGCCTACATTTTGATTTTTAATTTCAGTTGGAAGCAAGTTTACGCTACCAATGATATGGCCGCGTTGGAATTCATCAATAGGGCGTAAATCAATCACCACTGCTTCTTCGTCGTTCATTAAGCGAACCGCTTCAGGGTTGGTGATGACGCGATATTTTTGTGTCGCACTTTTAAAAAAGGTGAAAAGTGTCATAAAAAGGACAGCAAACCATGCGATCGTTAAAAAAGTGTGTTTTTGAGCAAATTCAATTGCTTGAGGCATAAATTCTTGCATGTTGTTCTCAACTTAATTTTGATAATGAATAAGAGTTTATCTTCAGATGAAATAAGGCTTTAAGTATAACCGCACTTTAGTTATCTTTCAAAAAAATTATCAAGGAAACGTAACGTTGGCGAAAGCTTATACAATCGGATCGATAAAAATGTGATCGGGATCATAAATATCTTATCTTTGTGTTTATTCTACGCCTAATTAAGTAGAGAATAGCCAAACTTAGATGATAAAACGTGAAAGGAGACGCGCATGAAATTAAAAAAATTAACGGCACTTATGATGCTCGGATTTGGTTTTTCGATCGCACAAGCTGCGGAATTACCGAATATTACAATTTTAGCAACAGGTGGCACGATTGCCGGAAGTGGCGAAACTGCCGTTTCTTCTGCTTATAAAGCAGGGCAACTCAATGTTGATGCATTAATTGATGCGGTGCCCGAAATTAAGCAGCTTGCAAATATAAAAGGTGAGCAAATTGTGAAAATTGGTTCACAAGATATGAGCGATGATGTGTGGTTAAAATTGGCGAAAGCGATTAATGCACAATGTAAAGATACCGATGGTTTTGTGATTACTCATGGTACCGATACCATGGAAGAAACCGCTTATTTCTTAGATCTTACCGCGAAATGTGAAAAACCAATTGTATTAGTGGGTGCAATGCGTCCTGCGACAGAAAAAAGTGCGGATGGTCCGTTAAACCTTTATAACGCCGTCGTCGTGGCAACGGATAAAAAATCATCAGGTCGTGGCGTATTAGTGGCGATGAATGGTGAAGTATTAGGTGCACGTGATGTAACCAAAATGAGTACTACCGCAGTACAAACGTTCCATTCACCAAACTATGGTACCTTGGGTTATATCCATAACAGTAAAGTAGATTACGAGCGTTCACCTGAAAGCAAGCACACTGTGAACACACCATTTAACGTAGATAAATTAGACAGCTTACCGAAAGTGGGCATTGTTTATGCTTATTCTAATGCACCAATTGAGCCGTTAAATTCATTATTGGATGCGGGCTATCAAGGCATTGTTTCAGCGGGTGTGGGTAATGGTAATGTGAATGCCGCACACTTAGAACGTTTAGAAAAAGCGGCGAAAGATGGTGTTGTGGTGGTGCGTTCATCTCGCGTGCCAACAGGTTACACAACACGTGATGCCGAAGTGGATGATTCTAAATATGGTTTTGTGGCTTCAGGTACATTGAATCCGCAAAAAGCACGTGTGTTATTACAATTAGCCTTAACACAAACAAAAGATCCAAAAGTGATTCAACAATACTTTGAGGATTTCTAAGAAAGCCATTGAAAGTGCGGTCAGAATTTGAATCAAATTTTAACCGCACTTTCGGATAAAATAGACTAATCCAAGTAATAAATATAGATAATGCACTAGTTTGTTGTTAATATATGTTCCGGAATTATTTTTAAAATTAATATGGAGAAAATATTATGATTTGGGCTCAACTTTTAGTCGTCCTACTCTTTATTTACCTAGGGGCTAGATTAGGCGGTATTGGTATCGGTTTCATGGGGGGGATGGGTGTTGTTGCACTTTCACTACTTGGCTTAAAACCGGGCGCCATTCCGTTTGATGTAATTTCAGTTATCATGTCTGTAATCATGGCGATTGCGGCAATGCAAGTTGCGGG is drawn from Haemophilus parainfluenzae and contains these coding sequences:
- the secB gene encoding protein-export chaperone SecB, producing the protein MSEQNQQPEVAAEEQQEAVLQIQRIYVKDVSFEAPNLPHIFHQEWKPKLGFNLSTEAVQVGEDLYEVTLNINVETTMEDSGDVAFICEVKQAGVFTISGLEDVQMAHCLTSQCPNMLFPYARELISNLVNRGTFPALNLSPVNFDALFIDYMNKQQAAAEAEENQETQH
- a CDS encoding rhodanese-like domain-containing protein, giving the protein MQEFMPQAIEFAQKHTFLTIAWFAVLFMTLFTFFKSATQKYRVITNPEAVRLMNDEEAVVIDLRPIDEFQRGHIIGSVNLLPTEIKNQNVGKIEHHKEKPLIIVDVNGVSSATSAELLTKQGFEKVYVLKDGLAAWAGANLPLVKKHK
- the ansB gene encoding L-asparaginase 2 — its product is MKLKKLTALMMLGFGFSIAQAAELPNITILATGGTIAGSGETAVSSAYKAGQLNVDALIDAVPEIKQLANIKGEQIVKIGSQDMSDDVWLKLAKAINAQCKDTDGFVITHGTDTMEETAYFLDLTAKCEKPIVLVGAMRPATEKSADGPLNLYNAVVVATDKKSSGRGVLVAMNGEVLGARDVTKMSTTAVQTFHSPNYGTLGYIHNSKVDYERSPESKHTVNTPFNVDKLDSLPKVGIVYAYSNAPIEPLNSLLDAGYQGIVSAGVGNGNVNAAHLERLEKAAKDGVVVVRSSRVPTGYTTRDAEVDDSKYGFVASGTLNPQKARVLLQLALTQTKDPKVIQQYFEDF